In Gambusia affinis linkage group LG20, SWU_Gaff_1.0, whole genome shotgun sequence, the genomic window TACTGTGAAGGGGGAAGATGATGAGAAACCTCAGTTGTCAGAGCTTCATCACATTAAAACTGAAGACAATAGAGAGACTGAAGCTTCAGCCAGCAGCTCAGCTGAACTGATGAAAACAGAACTTGATGGAGAAGAGTGTGGAGGAGCAGAACCATATTCAAAATGCTGCCTTGAGttaaaaactgatgaaattaCTTCAGATTCTTCTGTGACTGAAatcactgatgatgatgattggCAAGGTCCTTTGTCAGGTTCTGATCCTGACATAGGATCACAAACTCAATATAAGGATCAGAGTATCAATATTCAGAAGACCATAAAACCTCAGTCAGAGTCtggtaaaaaaaatgtctccaagTTTCCTTTTCAGGAAGGAAAAAGCTCTTCCCTCTGTTTGGTTAACCAGAAATGTCCTGGagttaaagaaaacatggatTCCCCACCGGTCCATGGTAGTTACAAATGGTTTTGTTGTGATGTTTGTGGAACACATTTTACCAAAAAGGGAAATCTGGAGAAACACGTGATGGttcacaaacaagaaaaaacatttacctGTGAAGAATGCGGTAAAAACTTCAAACGACATTTACAGCTTACTGTTCATCTTAAAATTCACAGAGGTGAGAAGCCTTATCGTTGTGATTTTTGCGGTAAAGGGTTTATAGTAAACAGTGCTCTGCAAGCACACAAGAGGCTCCACTTAGGAGAGAAGCCATTTGGCTGTGATGTTTGTGGTAAAACCTTTCATTTAAGGAGGATTCTGAAAATGCACATGAAGGTGCATTCGGTGGAGAAACCATTTCATTGTACAATGTgtgaaaaacaattcaaatgtcCATATATTCTTAAAAAGCACATAAGCCTCCACTCTGGActgaagccatttgtttgtggTGTTTGCAGTAAAGCATTTTCACAAGAAGAAACTCTAAAAACACACATGGTTGTTCACACTACAGAAAAACCATTTCCGTgtgatatttgtggaaaaagtttcaaatatATGTCCT contains:
- the LOC122823002 gene encoding gastrula zinc finger protein XlCGF26.1-like isoform X1; amino-acid sequence: MFPVHQNFSLDQRTLEPLQIKEEQEELWITHTRGQPTVKGEDDEKPQLSELHHIKTEDNRETEASASSSAELMKTELDGEECGGAEPYSKCCLELKTDEITSDSSVTEITDDDDWQGPLSGSDPDIGSQTQYKDQSINIQKTIKPQSESGKKNVSKFPFQEGKSSSLCLVNQKCPGVKENMDSPPVHGSYKWFCCDVCGTHFTKKGNLEKHVMVHKQEKTFTCEECGKNFKRHLQLTVHLKIHRGEKPYRCDFCGKGFIVNSALQAHKRLHLGEKPFGCDVCGKTFHLRRILKMHMKVHSVEKPFHCTMCEKQFKCPYILKKHISLHSGLKPFVCGVCSKAFSQEETLKTHMVVHTTEKPFPCDICGKSFKYMSYARKHKLFHSGESGHSCDICGKTFVLKPALKAHMRSHTGEKPFSCDDCGRRFHVKANLKQHMRVHTGERPFACDVCCKTFSRKTHLTVHTRIHSGEKPFFCNICEEKFRFQHNLKTHMRVHTGERPYVCSFCCRGFSRQEHLNKHIVIHTAE